A window of the Vigna angularis cultivar LongXiaoDou No.4 chromosome 3, ASM1680809v1, whole genome shotgun sequence genome harbors these coding sequences:
- the LOC108326622 gene encoding extensin-3, with product MGSLMASSATLTLLLALLSLTFPSQISADNYLYSSPPPPKKPYYYHSPPPPSPPPPKKPYYYHSPPPPSPPPPKPYYYHSPPPPSPPPPKPYYYHSPPPPPKKKPYYYHSPPPPSPPPPKPYYYHSPPPPSPPPPKPYYYHSPPPPPKKKPYYYHSPPPPSPPPPKPYYYHSPPPPSPPPPKPYYYHSPPPPPKKKPYYYHSPPPPSPPPPKPYYYHSPPPPSPPPPKPYYYHSPPPPSPPPPKPYYYHSPPPPPPKKKPYYYHSPPPPPPKKPYYYHSPPPPPKKPYKYSSPPPPVHPYPHPHPHPHPHPHPHPHPHPHPPYVYHSPPPPVHPYPHPHPHPHPQPHPHPHPHPHPPYVYPSPPPPPKKPYKYLSPPPPVHPYPHPHPHPLPHPHPLPHPHPLPHPLPHPHPLPQPHPHPLPHPHPPYIPHPIYHSPPPPPYKKPYKYKSPPPPPPHYIYASPPPPYHS from the coding sequence ATGGGGTCTCTGATGGCCTCCTCCGCCACACTCACTCTGCTATTGGCATTACTGTCTTTAACCTTCCCGTCTCAAATCTCAGCTGATAACTACTTGTACTCATCACCTCCACCACCTAAGAAACCTTATTATTATCACTCTCCTCCTCCTCcctctccaccaccaccaaaaaAACCATACTACTACCActctccaccaccaccttcACCTCCTCCACCCAAGCCATATTACTACCATTCTCCTCCACCACCTTCCCCACCTCCACCTAAGCCATACTACTACcactcaccaccaccaccacccaaAAAGAAGCCATACTACTACCACTCTCCACCTCCACCTTCACCACCTCCACCAAAGCCATACTACTATCACTCACCACCACCTCCTTCACCACCTCCACCAAAGCCATACTACTATcactcaccaccaccaccacccaaGAAGAAGCCATACTACTATCACTCTCCCCCACCACCTTCACCACCTCCACCTAAGCCATACTACTATCACTCACCACCACCTCCTTCACCACCTCCACCTAAACCATACTACTACcactcaccaccaccaccacccaaGAAGAAGCCATACTACTATCACTCTCCCCCACCACCTTCACCTCCTCCACCTAAGCCGTACTACTACCATTCTCCTCCCCCACCCTCACCACCTCCGCCTAAGCCATACTACTACCATTCTCCCCCGCCACCTTCACCACCTCCACCGAAACCATATTACTACCACTCGCCACCCCCACCTCCACCCAAAAAGAAACCATACTACTACCACTCTCCACCGCCACCTCCTCCGAAGAAGCCTTACTACTACCACTCACCGCCTCCTCCTCCCAAGAAGCCCTACAAATACTCATCTCCCCCACCTCCAGTGCACCCTTATCCCCACCCACACCCCCATCCCCACCCACACCCCCATCCCCACCCACACCCCCACCCACACCCTCCCTATGTTTACCACTCTCCTCCCCCACCGGTCCACCCTTACCCTCACCCGCATCCACACCCACATCCTCAACCTCACCCCCATCCACACCCACACCCACACCCTCCCTACGTGTACCCCTCTCCTCCTCCACCCCCTAAGAAGCCTTACAAGTACCTGTCGCCTCCACCTCCTGTCCACCCATATCCCCACCCACACCCACACCCTCTTCCACACCCACACCCTCTTCCTCACCCCCATCCTTTGCCCCACCCACTTCCTCACCCCCATCCTTTGCCCCAGCCACACCCTCATCCTTTGCCTCACCCTCATCCTCCTTACATTCCCCACCCAATCTATCactctccaccaccaccaccctacAAGAAGCCCTACAAGTACAAGTCCCCTCCTCCACCACCCCCGCACTACATCTACGCATCACCTCCCCCTCCTTACCACTCTTAG